Proteins from a genomic interval of Medicago truncatula cultivar Jemalong A17 chromosome 3, MtrunA17r5.0-ANR, whole genome shotgun sequence:
- the LOC25488515 gene encoding chloride channel protein CLC-f — MPENDQLRLLGASEDAERDIEAHGSEHIAGVNGGGGGGSGSGKGLRDMLKLSGHHRHSFKRFERERERERDRVVDSNNVRDSSHSEFDLHSFDSSGDVLADSAPPEWALLLLGCLLGLATGLLVAVFNKGVHVIHEWVWAGTPNEGAAWLRLQRLGDTWHRILLIPVTGGVMVGMMCGLLEILDQIKQASYSPQRQGFDLLAGIYPTVKAIQAAVTLGTGCSLGPEGPSVDIGKSCANGFSLMMENNRERKIALVAAGAAAGISSGFNAAVAGCFFAIETVLRPLRAENSPPFTTAMIILASVISSTVSNVLQGSQSAFTVPEYELKSAAELPLYLILGMLCGVVSVAMTRLVAWFTKFFDYIQEKFGLPTVVCPAIGGLGAGIIALKYPGILYWGFTNVEEILRTGKSASAPGIWLLTQLAGAKVIATALCKGSGLVGGLYAPSLMIGAAVGAVFGGFAAEVINSAIPGNAAVAQPQAYALVGMAATLASVCSVPLTSVLLLFELTKDYRILLPLMGAVGLAIWVPSVTNQGKESDPPGKRNLARGYSSVSNNEDDDGNGLELCIVGDGSELEEIDEELFLDKLKVSQAMSKYYLKVPSSVTLKDAIKIMHDSQQNCVLVVDEDDFLEGILTYGDIRRCRSEKSNETSKSDSDPLDVNTLLVSSVCTRGMSYRGRARGLLTCYPNTNLAMARELMEAKGVKQLPVVKRGGSHNRERKRRIVGLLHYDELWHCLRKEINHRKLDYQSRTENILTNGH; from the exons ATGCCGGAAAACGATCAACTTCGTCTTCTAGGTGCATCAGAAGATGCTGAACGAGACATTGAAGCTCATGGATCGGAACACATCGCTGGAGTTAATGGCGGTGGCGGTGGTGGTAGTGGGAGTGGTAAAGGGTTGAGAGATATGTTGAAATTATCAGGTCATCATCGACATAGTTTTAAGCGTTtcgagagagaaagagaaagagaaagagatcGTGTTGTTGATAGTAATAATGTGCGTGATTCTTCTCACTCTGAGTTTGATCTTCATTCGTTTGATTCTTCTGGTGATGTTCTTGCTGATAGTGCACCTCCTGAATGGGCTTTGTTGCTCCTTGGTTGTCTCCTTGGTCTTGCCACTGGTCTTCTTGTTGCTGTTTTCAATAAAGGG GTGCATGTAATACATGAATGGGTATGGGCTGGTACTCCGAATGAGGGTGCTGCCTGGCTTCGTTTGCAGAGATTGGGTGATACATGGCATAGAATCCTTTTGATACCTGTAACCGGAGGAGTCATGGTTGGCATGATGTGTGGTTTACTAGAAATATTGGATCAAATAAAGCAGGCAAGTTATTCCCCTCAAAGACAAGGTTTTGACTTGCTTGCAGGAATCTATCCAACGGTAAAGGCTATTCAAGCTGCAGTTACTTTAGGTACTGGCTGTTCATTGGGTCCTGAAGGTCCTAGTGTTGATATCGGAAAGTCGTGCGCCAATGGATTCTCATTAATGATGgaaaacaatagagaaagaaaaatagcaCTTGTTGCAGCTGGTGCAGCAGCTGGAATTTCTTCAG gcTTCAATGCAGCAGTTGCAGGCTGTTTTTTCGCTATTGAAACTGTGCTGAGGCCTCTTCGTGCGGAGAATTCTCCTCCATTTACAACTGCCATGATTATACTGGCTTCTGTTATTTCATCAACTGTATCAAATGTCTTACAGGGATCCCAATCAGCTTTTACAGTGCCCGAGTACGAGTTGAAATCTGCTGCTG AGCTACCTTTATACCTGATATTAGGAATGCTGTGCGGCGTTGTAAGCGTGGCAATGACTCGTTTGGTTGCTTGGTTCACCAAATTTTTTGATTATATCCAGGAGAAATTCGGCCTTCCTACTGTAGTCTGCCCTGCCATAGGTGGTTTAGGAGCTGGGATCATTGCCCTTAAATATCCTGGAATATTATACTGGGGTTTCACAAATGTGGAAGAAATTCTACGTACCGGAAAGAGTGCTTCTGCTCCTGGAATATGGCTTCTAACTCAATTAGCAGGTGCTAAGGTTATTGCCACAGCTCTTTGCAAGGGCTCTGGGCTTGTAGGTGGTCTTTATGCTCCGAGTTTAATGATTGGTGCTGCAGTTGGTGCTGTGTTTGGAGGCTTTGCTGCAGAAGTTATCAATTCAGCAATTCCTGGAAATGCTGCTGTTGCACAACCCCAGGCTTATGCTCTG GTTGGAATGGCTGCTACACTAGCATCTGTTTGTTCTGTTCCTTTGACTTCAGTTCTACTTCTGTTTGAGCTCACAAAAGATTATAGAATACTGCTTCCTCTCATG GGGGCTGTTGGGTTGGCCATTTGGGTTCCCTCAGTGACGAATCAGGGGAAGGAGAGTGATCCACCTGGTAAAAGAAATTTGGCGAGAGGATATTCCTCAGTTTCAaataatgaagatgatgatgggaATGGTTTAGAACTCTGCATTGTTGGAGATGGTTCCGAGCTTGAAGAAATTGATGAAGAACTATTTCTGGACAAACTTAAG GTTTCTCAGGCCATGTCGAAATACTATCTGAAGGTTCCATCATCTGTAACCCTCAAAGATGCAATCAAAATCATGCATGACAGCCAGCAAAACTGTGTGCTGGTAGTTGACGAAGATGATTTTCTTGAAGGGATATTAACATATGGTGACATTAGAAGGTGTCGATCCGAGAAGTCTAATGAGACTTCTAAGAGTGACTCAGATCCTTTGGAT GTGAACACATTGCTTGTTTCCTCTGTTTGTACTCGAGGAATGAGCTATCGTGGACGAGCACGTGGACTTTTAACTTGTTATCCAAATACTAATTTGGCCATGGCCAGAGAGTTGATGGAGGCCAAGGGCGTTAAGCAATTACCGGTAGTTAAACGCGGCGGAAGTCACAATAGAGAGAGGAAGCGAAGAATTGTCGGTCTCCTTCATTATGACGAACTATGGCACTGTCTCAG GAAAGAGATTAACCACAGAAAGTTAGATTATCAAAGTAGGACAGAAAACATTTTGACAAATGGGCATTAA